One Streptosporangium sp. NBC_01495 DNA window includes the following coding sequences:
- a CDS encoding SDR family NAD(P)-dependent oxidoreductase — protein MGEFDGLRALVTGGGSGIGLATATLLAERGAKVASLDINASGGPFVEVKADVTDEEAVRAAVAQAVEQLGGLDILVNNAGIGAAGTIEDNPYEEWSRVLDVNVLGIVRVTRASLPHLRRSAHAAIVNTCSIAATAGLPQRALYSASKGAIQSLTLAMAADHVREGIRVNCVNPGTADTPWVQRLLNAAQDPAAERAALEARQPTGRLVSAPEVAAAIAYLASPLAAATTGTALAVDGGMQGLRLRPKS, from the coding sequence ATGGGTGAGTTCGACGGCCTGCGCGCCCTGGTCACCGGTGGCGGGTCCGGCATCGGCCTGGCCACCGCCACCCTGCTGGCCGAGCGGGGCGCGAAGGTGGCCTCCCTCGACATCAACGCCTCCGGTGGCCCGTTCGTCGAGGTCAAGGCGGACGTCACCGACGAGGAGGCGGTCCGCGCGGCCGTCGCCCAGGCCGTCGAGCAGCTCGGCGGCCTGGACATCCTGGTCAACAACGCCGGGATCGGCGCCGCCGGGACGATCGAGGACAACCCCTACGAGGAGTGGTCCAGGGTCCTGGACGTCAACGTCCTGGGCATCGTCCGGGTCACCCGGGCGAGCCTGCCGCACCTGCGCCGCTCGGCGCACGCCGCGATCGTCAACACCTGCTCGATCGCGGCGACGGCGGGACTGCCCCAGCGGGCGCTCTACAGCGCGTCCAAGGGGGCCATCCAGTCGCTGACCCTGGCGATGGCGGCCGACCACGTCCGTGAGGGAATCCGGGTCAACTGCGTCAACCCGGGCACCGCCGACACCCCCTGGGTGCAGCGTCTGCTCAACGCGGCGCAGGACCCGGCGGCCGAGCGGGCGGCCCTGGAGGCCCGCCAGCCGACGGGCCGTCTGGTAAGCGCCCCGGAGGTCGCCGCGGCGATCGCCTACCTCGCGAGCCCGCTCGCGGCGGCCACCACCGGCACGGCCCTGGCCGTGGACGGTGGGATGCAGGGGCTCAGGCTCCGGCCGAAGTCATGA
- a CDS encoding fumarylacetoacetate hydrolase family protein, with product MKLLRVGPVGQERPAVLDGAGNLREISEAEIDGAFFASGGVARVREALERDDLPVLDAEGLRIGAPIARPGKIVCVGLNYRDHAEETNAAIPAEPIIFMKAPNTVVGPNDEVLIPRESVKTDWEVELAVVIGETARYVETHEEALSKIAGYAISNDVSEREFQLERGGQWDKGKSCETFNPLGPWLVTPDEIPDPQSLGLRLWVDGAQFQNGDTKNMIFTVAEVVRYLSRFMVLEPGDLINTGTPAGVALGLPDTPYLRAGQIVELEIDGLGSQRQTVGQA from the coding sequence GTGAAGCTGCTGCGAGTGGGACCCGTCGGCCAGGAGCGACCGGCCGTCCTGGACGGGGCCGGTAACCTCCGCGAAATCTCGGAAGCCGAGATCGACGGGGCTTTCTTCGCTTCCGGGGGAGTGGCTCGTGTCCGAGAGGCGCTGGAGCGGGACGACCTTCCCGTGCTGGACGCCGAGGGGCTGCGGATCGGCGCCCCGATCGCGCGGCCGGGGAAGATCGTGTGCGTCGGCCTCAACTACCGCGACCACGCGGAGGAGACGAACGCCGCCATCCCGGCCGAGCCGATCATCTTCATGAAGGCTCCCAACACGGTCGTCGGGCCCAACGACGAGGTGCTCATCCCCAGGGAGAGCGTGAAGACCGACTGGGAGGTCGAGCTGGCCGTCGTCATCGGCGAGACGGCCCGCTACGTCGAGACGCACGAGGAGGCACTGTCCAAGATCGCGGGCTACGCCATCTCCAACGACGTCTCCGAGCGCGAGTTCCAGCTGGAGCGCGGCGGCCAGTGGGACAAGGGCAAGTCCTGCGAGACCTTCAACCCGCTCGGCCCCTGGCTGGTCACCCCCGACGAGATCCCCGACCCGCAGTCCCTGGGCCTGCGCCTGTGGGTGGACGGCGCGCAGTTCCAGAACGGCGACACCAAGAACATGATCTTCACCGTGGCGGAGGTCGTCCGCTACCTCAGCCGGTTCATGGTCCTCGAACCCGGTGACCTGATCAACACCGGCACTCCCGCGGGCGTCGCGCTCGGTCTGCCCGACACGCCCTACCTGCGCGCCGGGCAGATCGTGGAGCTGGAGATCGACGGCCTCGGGAGCCAGCGACAGACCGTGGGGCAGGCATGA
- a CDS encoding sugar ABC transporter substrate-binding protein — protein sequence MKIGPAATGAALLAISFTLSACGSSEPTTAAQPTGDASAAPAAPAGGKVGIDFPRTDSDFWNSYNKYVPQMATELGVDLMPPTNSQNDVAKLVANTQALTGQGAKVIVMAPQDTGAIASTLQTLEGKNIPVVTVDTRPDKGKVYMVVRADNKAYGTQACEFLGEKLGGKGKVVQLMGALSSINGRDRAEAFRGCMKDKFPGITVFEEPTEWEGTKAASMLQTRLEQHPDIKGVYMHAGGVHLAPTLQVLKAKGLIVPPEDPKHVFVVSNDGIPQEFEAIRKGEIDATVSQPADLYAKYALFYAKAAAEGKTFQPGPTDHGSTIIQLPNGLEDQLPAPLVTKENVDDQALWGNQVK from the coding sequence ATGAAAATCGGACCCGCGGCGACAGGTGCGGCCCTGCTCGCGATCTCCTTCACCCTCTCCGCCTGTGGATCGTCGGAGCCCACGACCGCGGCCCAGCCCACCGGTGACGCGTCCGCCGCCCCCGCCGCCCCCGCGGGCGGCAAGGTCGGCATCGACTTCCCCCGCACCGACTCCGACTTCTGGAACTCGTACAACAAGTACGTCCCCCAGATGGCGACCGAGCTGGGCGTCGACCTGATGCCCCCGACCAACTCGCAGAACGACGTGGCCAAGCTGGTCGCCAACACCCAGGCCCTGACCGGCCAGGGCGCCAAGGTGATCGTCATGGCCCCGCAGGACACCGGCGCCATCGCCTCCACGCTGCAGACGCTGGAGGGCAAGAACATCCCCGTCGTCACCGTGGACACCCGCCCCGACAAGGGCAAGGTCTACATGGTCGTGCGCGCCGACAACAAGGCGTACGGCACGCAGGCCTGCGAGTTCCTCGGTGAGAAGCTCGGCGGCAAGGGCAAGGTCGTCCAGCTCATGGGCGCGCTGTCGTCGATCAACGGCCGTGACCGGGCCGAGGCGTTCCGCGGCTGCATGAAGGACAAGTTCCCCGGCATCACGGTCTTCGAGGAGCCGACCGAGTGGGAGGGCACCAAGGCCGCCTCCATGCTCCAGACCCGTCTCGAGCAGCACCCGGACATCAAGGGCGTCTACATGCACGCCGGAGGCGTCCACCTGGCCCCCACCCTTCAGGTGCTCAAGGCCAAGGGCCTGATCGTGCCGCCGGAGGACCCCAAGCACGTCTTCGTGGTCTCCAACGACGGCATCCCGCAGGAGTTCGAGGCTATCCGCAAGGGTGAGATCGACGCCACGGTCTCCCAGCCGGCCGACCTCTACGCCAAGTACGCGCTCTTCTACGCCAAGGCCGCCGCCGAGGGCAAGACCTTCCAGCCCGGCCCGACCGACCACGGCAGCACGATCATCCAGCTGCCGAACGGCCTTGAGGACCAGCTCCCCGCCCCCCTGGTCACCAAGGAGAACGTGGACGACCAGGCCCTCTGGGGTAACCAGGTCAAGTGA
- a CDS encoding ABC transporter permease, producing the protein MTTTKTPPPVLAAPQGRRIQLGRFRDLTLVPVIVVLLIAGSFVDPVFLTPGNLTNVLQQQSALALVVLAEALILIAGKFDLSLESTVGMAPAVGVMLVIPVAAGGFGLELPAILAIPLCLLVGGLVGAFNGFLILRFQLSAFIVTLAMMIVVHGLQLGLTQGKSLFELPESFLYLGSARWLGLPAAIWITGVLFTVAIVALAYFRAGRSLYAIGGNADAARAAGIRVERVIWVVFVIGGILAALAGVLETGRLGGISANQGVGWIFMAFAAAVIGGVSMDGGKGTILGALTGVLVIGLVENILTLKGVPGEWKQLVYGSIILVALMISRLAGGKAQD; encoded by the coding sequence ATGACCACGACAAAGACCCCTCCGCCCGTGCTGGCGGCCCCGCAGGGCCGTCGCATCCAGCTCGGGCGGTTCCGCGACCTCACCCTGGTCCCGGTGATCGTCGTACTGCTGATCGCCGGTTCCTTCGTGGACCCGGTCTTCCTCACCCCGGGCAACCTGACCAACGTGCTGCAGCAGCAGTCGGCCCTGGCACTGGTGGTGCTCGCCGAGGCGCTGATCCTGATCGCCGGCAAGTTCGACCTGTCGCTGGAGTCCACGGTCGGCATGGCGCCCGCCGTCGGCGTGATGCTGGTCATCCCGGTGGCGGCCGGAGGGTTCGGCCTGGAGCTGCCCGCCATCCTGGCGATCCCGCTGTGCCTGCTGGTCGGCGGCCTGGTCGGCGCCTTCAACGGCTTCCTGATCCTGCGGTTCCAGCTGTCGGCCTTCATCGTCACGCTGGCCATGATGATCGTCGTGCACGGCCTCCAGCTGGGCCTCACCCAGGGCAAGAGCCTGTTCGAGCTGCCCGAGTCGTTCCTCTACCTCGGCAGCGCCCGCTGGCTGGGCCTGCCGGCGGCCATCTGGATCACCGGTGTCCTCTTCACGGTGGCCATCGTCGCCCTCGCCTACTTCCGGGCCGGCCGCTCGCTCTACGCCATCGGCGGCAACGCCGACGCCGCCCGCGCGGCCGGCATCAGGGTCGAGCGGGTCATCTGGGTCGTCTTCGTCATCGGCGGGATCCTCGCCGCGCTCGCCGGAGTGCTGGAGACCGGCCGCCTGGGTGGCATCAGCGCCAACCAGGGCGTCGGCTGGATCTTCATGGCCTTCGCCGCGGCCGTCATCGGCGGCGTCAGCATGGACGGCGGCAAGGGCACGATCCTCGGCGCGCTCACCGGTGTCCTGGTGATCGGCCTCGTCGAGAACATCCTGACCCTGAAGGGCGTCCCCGGCGAGTGGAAGCAGCTCGTCTACGGTTCGATCATCCTGGTCGCCCTGATGATCAGCCGCCTGGCGGGCGGTAAGGCCCAAGATTGA
- a CDS encoding L-fuconate dehydratase, which yields MSDRIDTREDATVETAGSETGGAVEAAEGVLAGVGAYRITSMETHDIRFPTSLELDGSDAMNPDPDYSAAYLVLRTDDGFEGHGFAFTIGRGNEVQTAAIRALEPYVLGRDAEDMGTLWKDMVHDSQLRWLGPEKGVMHMAISAVVNALWDLKAKRAGKPLWLLLAEMSPEELVGLVDFRYLTDALTPQEALEILRAAEPGRRERVAYLREHGYPAYTTSPGWLGYGDDKLRRLCKEAMDEGFTQIKLKVGADLEDDRRRMRIARETCGEDFPIAIDANQRWDVDTAIAWVNALAEFRPHWVEEPTSPDDVLGHAAIARGIAPIPVATGEHVQNRMVFKQLLQADAISYLQIDAARVAGVNENVAILLLAAKFGVPVCPHAGGVGLCELVQHLSMFDYVAVSGSLEGKVIEYVDHLHEHFVDPVVIEKGAYVAPSRPGFGAAMHAASIIDYTYPDGPVWRSLNG from the coding sequence ATGAGCGACAGAATCGACACCCGCGAGGACGCGACCGTGGAAACGGCCGGGAGCGAGACGGGTGGCGCGGTGGAGGCGGCCGAGGGAGTCCTGGCGGGGGTGGGCGCGTACCGCATCACCTCGATGGAGACCCACGACATCCGCTTCCCCACCTCGCTGGAGCTCGACGGCTCCGACGCGATGAACCCCGACCCCGACTACTCGGCCGCCTACCTGGTCCTGCGAACCGACGACGGGTTCGAGGGCCACGGCTTCGCCTTCACCATCGGGCGCGGCAACGAGGTGCAGACCGCCGCGATCAGGGCCCTGGAGCCGTACGTGCTCGGCAGGGACGCCGAGGACATGGGCACCCTCTGGAAGGACATGGTTCACGACTCCCAGCTGCGCTGGCTCGGCCCGGAGAAGGGCGTCATGCACATGGCGATCTCCGCCGTGGTCAACGCGCTCTGGGACCTCAAGGCCAAGCGGGCGGGCAAGCCGCTCTGGCTGCTGCTGGCCGAGATGTCCCCCGAGGAGCTCGTCGGGCTGGTCGACTTCCGCTATCTCACCGACGCGCTCACCCCGCAGGAGGCGCTGGAGATCCTGCGCGCCGCCGAGCCCGGCAGGCGCGAGCGCGTGGCCTACCTGCGGGAGCACGGCTACCCGGCCTACACGACCTCACCGGGATGGCTCGGCTACGGCGACGACAAGCTGCGCCGCCTGTGCAAGGAGGCGATGGACGAGGGCTTCACCCAGATCAAGCTGAAGGTCGGCGCCGACCTGGAGGACGACCGGCGGCGGATGCGCATCGCCCGCGAGACCTGCGGCGAGGACTTCCCCATCGCGATCGACGCCAACCAGCGCTGGGACGTCGACACCGCCATCGCCTGGGTGAACGCCCTCGCGGAGTTCCGCCCGCACTGGGTGGAGGAGCCGACCAGCCCCGACGACGTGCTCGGCCACGCCGCCATCGCCCGGGGCATCGCGCCCATCCCGGTGGCCACCGGCGAGCACGTCCAGAACCGCATGGTCTTCAAGCAGCTCCTGCAGGCCGACGCGATCTCCTACCTGCAGATCGACGCGGCCCGCGTCGCGGGTGTGAACGAGAACGTCGCGATCCTGCTGCTCGCCGCCAAGTTCGGCGTCCCGGTCTGCCCGCACGCGGGCGGGGTCGGCCTGTGCGAGCTGGTGCAGCACCTGTCGATGTTCGACTACGTCGCGGTCAGCGGCTCGCTGGAGGGCAAGGTGATCGAGTACGTCGACCACCTCCACGAGCACTTCGTCGATCCCGTGGTGATCGAGAAGGGCGCCTACGTCGCGCCGAGCCGGCCCGGCTTCGGAGCGGCCATGCACGCCGCCTCGATCATCGACTACACCTACCCCGACGGCCCGGTATGGAGGTCCCTCAATGGGTGA
- a CDS encoding sugar ABC transporter ATP-binding protein, translating to MTSSVKAVEALGITKRFGPTTALNGAGIAITEGETHALVGRNGAGKSTLVSILTGLQRPDEGEVRFAGQPAPAPADRDAWRQRVACVYQKSTIIPSLSVAENLFLNRQTERGKISWRSLRTRARQLLEQYGVDVDAETMAGDLGVEQRQLLEIARALSFGARFIILDEPTAQLDGPAIQRLFDRMRSLREQGVTMMFISHHLEEVYEICQSVSVFRDARHIVTATVGELPHDQLVDAMTGEATAAYEYRTRTAAPEAPVVLSAKALTLAGRYEDVDLSVRAGEIVGLAGSGSSGKVGLAETLVGLHRADTGTVTVNGTDIRQGDVPSALRAGLGFVPQDRHHQGFVPLLSIAENATIPIAHKLGRYGVVSPARRRERGARMIDLLDIKTTGPDQPVADLSGGNAQKVVLARALADDPNALVVINPTAGVDVKAKHSLLGAVEDAADRGAGAVLVSDELDDLRICDRVLVMFHGRIVKDVPRGWTDNELVAAMEGIDHS from the coding sequence ATGACATCTTCTGTCAAGGCGGTCGAGGCGCTTGGGATCACCAAGCGCTTCGGCCCGACCACCGCGCTCAACGGTGCCGGGATCGCCATCACCGAGGGGGAGACGCACGCGCTCGTCGGCAGGAACGGCGCGGGCAAGTCCACGCTGGTGTCGATCCTGACCGGGCTCCAGCGCCCCGACGAGGGTGAGGTCCGCTTCGCCGGGCAGCCCGCGCCGGCGCCGGCCGACCGGGACGCCTGGCGGCAGAGGGTCGCGTGCGTCTACCAGAAGTCGACGATCATCCCCAGTCTGTCCGTCGCGGAGAACCTCTTCCTGAACCGGCAGACAGAGCGGGGCAAGATCAGCTGGCGGAGCCTGCGCACGCGGGCCCGCCAGTTGCTGGAGCAGTACGGCGTGGACGTCGACGCGGAGACCATGGCCGGGGATCTGGGGGTCGAGCAGCGCCAGCTGCTGGAGATCGCCAGGGCGCTGTCGTTCGGCGCCCGGTTCATCATCCTGGACGAGCCCACCGCGCAGCTCGACGGTCCGGCCATCCAGCGGCTCTTCGACCGGATGCGCTCCCTGCGGGAGCAGGGCGTCACGATGATGTTCATCTCCCACCACCTGGAGGAGGTGTACGAGATCTGCCAGAGCGTCTCGGTCTTCCGCGACGCCCGGCACATCGTCACCGCCACGGTCGGCGAACTGCCCCACGACCAGCTTGTGGACGCGATGACCGGCGAGGCCACCGCCGCCTACGAGTACCGCACCCGGACGGCCGCCCCCGAGGCCCCCGTGGTGCTGTCCGCGAAGGCGCTCACCCTCGCCGGGCGCTACGAGGACGTGGACCTGTCCGTCAGGGCCGGCGAGATCGTCGGTCTCGCCGGCTCCGGCAGCAGCGGCAAGGTCGGTCTCGCCGAGACCCTGGTCGGCCTGCACCGGGCCGACACCGGGACGGTGACCGTCAACGGCACCGACATCAGGCAGGGTGACGTGCCCTCCGCGCTCCGCGCCGGGCTCGGGTTCGTCCCCCAGGACAGGCACCACCAGGGTTTCGTGCCGCTGCTGTCGATCGCCGAGAACGCGACCATCCCGATCGCCCACAAGCTCGGCCGCTACGGCGTGGTCTCCCCGGCCCGCCGCCGCGAGCGCGGTGCCCGGATGATCGACCTGCTGGATATCAAGACGACGGGCCCCGACCAGCCGGTGGCCGACCTGTCCGGCGGCAACGCCCAGAAGGTGGTGCTGGCCAGGGCGCTCGCCGACGACCCGAACGCGCTCGTGGTCATCAACCCGACCGCCGGGGTGGACGTCAAGGCCAAGCACTCCCTGCTCGGCGCCGTGGAGGACGCGGCCGATCGCGGAGCGGGGGCCGTACTGGTCTCCGACGAACTCGACGACCTGCGAATCTGCGATCGCGTCCTCGTCATGTTCCACGGCAGGATCGTCAAGGACGTGCCGCGCGGCTGGACCGACAACGAGCTGGTGGCGGCGATGGAAGGTATCGACCACTCATGA